In Fundulus heteroclitus isolate FHET01 chromosome 16, MU-UCD_Fhet_4.1, whole genome shotgun sequence, a single genomic region encodes these proteins:
- the rprml gene encoding reprimo-like protein codes for MNVSLFNLTQGALFNGSQTLAGALEIYSSNSSETVTTGDGGGSLVLLQDERKLFVMRVVQIAVLCVLSLTVMFGIFFLGCNLMIKSESMINFLVKDRRPSKDVETVMIGLG; via the coding sequence ATGAATGTTTCTCTTTTCAACTTGACCCAGGGCGCGCTGTTTAATGGGAGCCAGACCCTCGCTGGGGCTCTGGAGATATACTCAAGTAACAGCTCAGAGACCGTGACGACCGGTGACGGCGGAGGGTCCCTGGTGCTGCTGCAGGATGAGCGCAAACTCTTTGTTATGCGTGTGGTCCAGATCGCGGTGCTTTGCGTCCTGTCGCTCACCGTGATGTTCGGCATTTTTTTCCTCGGCTGCAACCTGATGATCAAATCAGAAAGCATGATCAACTTCCTGGTAAAGGACCGGAGACCTTCCAAAGACGTGGAAACTGTCATGATTGGGCTCGGATAG